The proteins below come from a single Faecalibaculum rodentium genomic window:
- the gyrA gene encoding DNA gyrase subunit A, whose amino-acid sequence MDELEKNNGYEVVDIASEMKDSFLDYSMSVIVQRALPDVRDGLKPVHRRILHAMNSLNMTPGSAHKKSARIVGEVIGKYHPHGDTAVYDSMVRMAQDFSYRYPLVDGHGNFGSLDGDEAAAMRYTEARMSRISMEMMRDINKDTVDFVDNYDGEEKEPVVLPSRIPNLLVNGSMGIAVGMATNIPPHNLKETAEAVCAYMDNPDITIPELMEFLPGPDFPTGGIILGRKGIRQAYETGRGSLQVRSRYRVEELTGGRKRIVFYEIPFSVNKASLIAKMAALIRDKAIQGVTYLNDESNREGIRIVMDLKKDAQEDVILNQLFHLTPLQSGFGINMLALEGGRPRQLSLKEIIRDYVEHQVEVIRRKTAFDLKKAQERAHILEGLRIALDHLDEIITTIRNSRSDEAGLNAELCEKFGFSYEQSRAILAMQMKRLSGLERDKIESEYDALIQAIEDYKDILNREERVVQIIKDDLTEIVQKYGDKRRTEISTDYVDMDDEDLIPREHVIITMTASGYIKRQPVSMYHAQNRGGKGIKSLTLNDEDNVEHMVSMSTHSHLLLFTNQGRVYRLKGYNIPNASRTAKGTPIVNVMDLQPGESIRTLLPVPENKEGFKSLIFVTRNGVVKRTAVGEFDSINRNGKIAIGLRPDDELKFVKGTTGDDDVIIAGSKGKAIRFHESQIRMMGRTAAGVSGFNTDGGEVVGLALTHEGDTLLSVSENGFGKRTSVEEFTRRSRGGKGMYAIHMTEKTGPLVSVMAVHGDEDAMIVASDGIMIRISLKDVGLYSRQTQGLKLINLNDGATVTRLSLVHPEDEEIAEIHISEEESGQSEQDELKENVYTGDLEVDESIETGSDDSSLE is encoded by the coding sequence ATGGACGAATTGGAAAAGAACAACGGATATGAGGTTGTGGACATTGCCAGTGAAATGAAGGATTCTTTCCTGGATTATTCTATGTCCGTTATCGTGCAGCGTGCGCTCCCGGATGTACGGGACGGCTTGAAGCCGGTTCACAGACGTATTCTGCATGCGATGAACAGTTTGAATATGACCCCGGGGTCTGCACACAAGAAAAGTGCCAGAATTGTTGGAGAAGTCATAGGCAAGTATCATCCCCATGGTGATACGGCAGTGTATGATTCCATGGTACGAATGGCACAGGATTTCTCTTATCGATATCCACTTGTGGATGGTCATGGCAACTTTGGATCTCTGGATGGAGATGAAGCTGCAGCCATGCGGTATACAGAAGCCCGTATGTCCAGAATTTCCATGGAAATGATGCGTGATATCAACAAGGACACAGTGGATTTTGTGGACAACTATGATGGTGAGGAAAAGGAACCCGTGGTTCTTCCGTCAAGAATACCGAATCTGCTTGTGAATGGTTCCATGGGCATCGCTGTGGGAATGGCCACAAACATTCCTCCGCATAACCTGAAAGAAACAGCTGAGGCAGTTTGTGCCTATATGGATAATCCGGATATCACGATCCCGGAACTGATGGAATTTTTGCCGGGACCTGATTTTCCGACAGGGGGCATCATTCTTGGCAGAAAGGGTATCCGGCAGGCCTATGAGACAGGGCGTGGTTCTTTACAGGTCCGTTCCCGGTATCGTGTGGAAGAGCTCACAGGTGGAAGAAAACGGATTGTCTTTTATGAGATCCCCTTTTCTGTGAACAAAGCCAGCCTGATTGCGAAGATGGCTGCTCTGATCCGGGACAAGGCGATCCAGGGCGTCACGTACCTGAACGATGAATCCAACAGAGAAGGCATCCGGATTGTCATGGATCTGAAAAAGGATGCACAGGAAGACGTGATACTGAACCAGCTGTTTCATCTGACACCTTTGCAGTCCGGATTTGGAATCAACATGCTGGCACTGGAAGGCGGAAGGCCGAGGCAGCTGAGTCTGAAGGAAATCATCCGCGATTATGTTGAGCATCAGGTGGAAGTGATCAGAAGGAAAACTGCGTTCGATCTGAAAAAAGCACAGGAGCGTGCACACATACTGGAAGGTCTGCGCATTGCACTGGATCATCTGGATGAGATCATCACAACCATCAGAAACAGCCGGAGCGATGAAGCGGGTTTAAATGCAGAGCTTTGTGAGAAATTTGGATTTTCATATGAACAGAGCAGAGCCATCCTGGCTATGCAGATGAAGCGGCTGTCCGGTCTGGAGCGGGACAAAATTGAATCTGAATATGATGCCCTGATCCAGGCTATTGAAGATTACAAAGATATTCTGAATCGGGAAGAACGTGTTGTGCAGATCATCAAAGATGATTTGACCGAAATCGTACAGAAGTATGGCGACAAGCGACGTACTGAAATATCGACCGACTATGTGGATATGGATGATGAGGACCTGATTCCCAGAGAACATGTGATCATCACCATGACAGCATCCGGTTATATCAAGCGCCAGCCTGTCAGCATGTATCATGCCCAGAACAGAGGCGGAAAAGGCATCAAGTCACTGACATTGAATGATGAAGACAACGTGGAACATATGGTTTCCATGTCGACTCACAGCCATCTGCTTCTGTTTACCAATCAAGGCCGCGTTTATCGCCTGAAAGGCTATAATATTCCCAATGCTTCCCGCACAGCCAAAGGTACCCCGATTGTCAATGTCATGGATCTGCAGCCGGGAGAAAGCATTCGGACACTGTTGCCGGTTCCTGAAAACAAAGAAGGATTCAAGAGCCTGATTTTTGTGACCAGAAACGGTGTCGTGAAGCGGACAGCTGTCGGTGAATTTGATTCGATCAACCGGAATGGCAAGATAGCGATTGGTCTCAGACCGGATGACGAATTGAAGTTCGTAAAGGGAACTACAGGTGATGACGATGTGATCATTGCCGGCTCCAAGGGGAAGGCCATCCGGTTCCACGAATCGCAAATCAGGATGATGGGACGCACTGCTGCCGGAGTTTCGGGCTTCAATACAGATGGTGGTGAAGTGGTTGGGCTGGCTCTTACACATGAAGGCGACACCCTTCTTTCAGTCAGTGAAAATGGATTTGGCAAACGGACATCAGTGGAAGAATTTACCAGGCGGAGCCGCGGCGGAAAAGGAATGTATGCCATTCATATGACTGAAAAAACAGGACCTCTTGTTTCTGTCATGGCAGTTCATGGAGATGAAGATGCAATGATTGTTGCAAGTGATGGCATCATGATCAGAATCAGCCTGAAAGATGTGGGCTTGTACAGTCGACAGACCCAGGGACTCAAACTGATCAATCTGAATGATGGTGCTACTGTGACCCGACTGTCACTGGTTCATCCTGAAGATGAAGAGATTGCGGAAATACATATTTCCGAGGAAGAGAGCGGTCAATCCGAACAGGATGAATTGAAAGAGAACGTGTATACCGGTGATCTGGAAGTGGATGAATCGATTGAAACCGGTTCAGATGATTCTTCCCTGGAGTGA
- the serS gene encoding serine--tRNA ligase — protein sequence MLDIKFVRENPDAVKENIRKKFQDHKLVLVDQVIEEDQELRIIQQEADQLRSRRKTVSKEIGSLMKQGKKEEAETVKKEVSEIAGRLEEMTARENELRDSVTSKMLQIPQMIDPSVPIGRDDTENVELQKFGEPVTPDFAVPYHTEIMETFDGIDLNSAGRVSGNGFYYLMGDIARLHSAVLSYARDFMIDRGFTYVIPPYMIRSNVVTGVMSFAEMDGMMYKIEGEDLYLIGTSEHSMIGKFIDQILEEKNLPYTYTSYSPCFRKEKGAHGIEERGVYRIHQFEKQEMIVVCKPEDSADWFNRLYMNTVDFFRTLDIPVRTLECCSGDLADLKVKSVDVEAWSPRQQKYFEVGSCSNLGDAQARRLKIRVRGEDGSKYFAHTLNNTCVAPPRMLIAFLENNLQADGSVRIPKALQPYMGGKSVLMPKGKE from the coding sequence ATGCTTGATATAAAATTTGTCCGGGAGAATCCGGATGCAGTGAAAGAAAACATAAGAAAAAAATTTCAGGATCATAAACTTGTACTTGTTGATCAGGTGATTGAAGAAGACCAGGAACTGAGAATTATTCAGCAGGAAGCAGACCAGCTCCGTTCCAGAAGAAAAACAGTGTCCAAAGAAATTGGATCTCTGATGAAACAGGGTAAGAAGGAAGAAGCCGAAACCGTAAAAAAAGAAGTATCTGAAATAGCCGGCAGACTGGAAGAAATGACTGCGAGGGAAAATGAACTGAGAGATTCTGTAACATCCAAAATGCTGCAGATTCCTCAGATGATCGACCCTTCTGTACCGATTGGCAGAGACGACACAGAAAATGTTGAACTGCAGAAGTTTGGAGAACCTGTCACACCTGATTTTGCAGTCCCCTATCATACAGAAATCATGGAGACTTTTGATGGTATTGATCTGAACAGTGCCGGCAGAGTATCCGGAAACGGCTTTTATTATCTGATGGGCGACATAGCAAGACTGCACTCGGCTGTTTTGAGCTATGCCCGGGATTTTATGATTGACCGGGGATTCACATATGTAATTCCACCGTATATGATCAGATCCAATGTTGTGACCGGAGTGATGTCTTTTGCCGAGATGGATGGAATGATGTACAAAATCGAAGGAGAAGATCTGTATCTGATTGGAACAAGTGAACATTCCATGATTGGAAAATTCATCGATCAGATTCTTGAAGAAAAGAATCTCCCTTATACATATACTTCCTACTCGCCGTGTTTCAGAAAAGAAAAAGGGGCCCATGGGATTGAAGAACGGGGAGTGTATCGAATTCATCAGTTCGAGAAACAGGAAATGATCGTTGTATGCAAACCGGAAGACAGTGCAGACTGGTTTAACAGACTGTATATGAACACTGTGGATTTCTTCCGGACCCTGGACATCCCGGTGAGAACACTGGAGTGCTGTTCAGGTGATCTGGCAGACTTGAAAGTAAAGTCTGTGGATGTGGAAGCATGGAGTCCCAGGCAGCAAAAATACTTTGAAGTGGGCAGCTGCTCGAATCTGGGAGATGCACAGGCGCGGCGTTTGAAAATCAGGGTTCGCGGCGAAGACGGCTCCAAGTATTTCGCTCACACTCTGAACAATACCTGTGTAGCCCCTCCCCGCATGCTGATTGCTTTCCTGGAAAACAATCTTCAGGCCGATGGATCTGTACGGATTCCGAAAGCTCTTCAGCCATATATGGGTGGAAAGTCCGTTCTGATGCCAAAGGGAAAGGAGTAA
- the tadA gene encoding tRNA adenosine(34) deaminase TadA translates to MEHNDEWYMHKAMTAARWAAQLDEVPVGCVIVKHDKIIAWGWNSREETQDPTGHAEIMAIRKAAEYLGSWRLDDCTMYVTLEPCCMCAGALVQSRVSRVVFGASDPKGGCVGSCLNVFSIPEFNHHPAVDSGCLQTECGRLLRDFFRQKRQRTKQKKKIQAGFGC, encoded by the coding sequence ATGGAACACAATGATGAATGGTATATGCACAAAGCAATGACGGCAGCCCGTTGGGCGGCACAGCTGGATGAAGTTCCAGTTGGCTGTGTAATCGTAAAACATGATAAAATCATCGCCTGGGGCTGGAATTCGCGTGAAGAGACTCAGGACCCCACAGGTCATGCTGAGATCATGGCTATCCGTAAAGCGGCAGAATATCTTGGAAGCTGGAGACTGGATGACTGCACAATGTATGTCACACTGGAGCCGTGCTGCATGTGTGCAGGTGCTCTTGTACAGTCGAGAGTATCAAGAGTTGTGTTCGGAGCCAGTGATCCTAAAGGCGGATGTGTCGGATCCTGTCTGAATGTATTTTCAATACCGGAATTCAACCACCATCCGGCAGTAGACTCCGGATGTCTTCAAACGGAGTGCGGTAGACTGCTGCGCGATTTTTTCAGACAGAAACGACAGAGAACAAAGCAGAAAAAGAAAATACAGGCAGGCTTCGGGTGCTGA
- the dnaX gene encoding DNA polymerase III subunit gamma/tau gives MAYQALYRKYRPAVFEDMAGQKQIVRTIQNAIQNDRISHAYLFCGPRGTGKTSAAKIFARALNCTSDGLKPCGHCENCMAVDHPDIVEIDAASNNGVEEARNLVERVKYAPMMGKYKIYIIDEVHMMTAGAFNALLKTIEEPPAHVVFILATTEPHKVLPTILSRCQRFDFKKVPQNEIRQRLLQIAEKEGTVLDQQAAEQISLLSDGGMRDALSILDQCIAYEPEHLTAEDIRAVYGVVSDADISDIFGLLQRGQADQLINAIKTLYDNGMDLERFTADLITLVKDSLIYSCSSETTLLSEERKHLLQASFSKASIEFRTRFLKELMDVYPKYSHASSVLDYLEAVLLKYVQHETINSEYDSSVPVQIPVRNLSENIGESDSKTAGSVNKPVTEKQNVKSESDVSRETSLKKKATPDPLETPEYTNDQIVGLLHTADKSLREKDMSAWKTRMTFSGSLQSGKYARAVANAKLAASGSNYIIVYTSKQMESDAINDLQKAEGFEDFMELLTGTRKAVIAVSASRYKEVLDTFRACMKSGTFPAAPAIQTCEVDVGHMKSTEEELRVMFPNLKIIND, from the coding sequence ATGGCCTACCAGGCATTATACAGAAAATATCGACCAGCGGTCTTCGAGGATATGGCAGGTCAGAAGCAGATTGTCCGTACGATTCAGAACGCGATTCAGAACGACAGAATCTCACATGCATATCTGTTTTGCGGTCCCAGGGGAACTGGAAAAACATCCGCTGCCAAAATATTTGCCAGAGCGCTCAACTGTACTTCCGATGGATTGAAGCCCTGCGGGCATTGTGAAAACTGTATGGCTGTCGATCATCCGGACATTGTGGAAATTGATGCTGCTTCCAACAATGGTGTGGAAGAAGCCAGAAATCTTGTTGAACGAGTAAAGTATGCCCCAATGATGGGTAAATACAAAATTTATATAATCGATGAAGTCCATATGATGACGGCAGGAGCGTTCAATGCTCTTCTAAAAACAATTGAAGAACCTCCGGCTCATGTCGTATTCATTCTCGCAACAACAGAACCTCATAAGGTATTGCCAACCATTCTGTCCAGATGTCAGAGATTCGACTTTAAAAAGGTCCCTCAGAATGAAATCCGTCAGAGGCTGCTGCAGATTGCAGAGAAGGAAGGAACAGTACTGGATCAGCAAGCTGCTGAACAGATTTCCCTGCTTTCTGATGGAGGGATGAGAGATGCATTATCTATTCTGGATCAGTGTATTGCATACGAGCCTGAGCATTTAACAGCTGAAGATATACGAGCTGTGTATGGCGTTGTTTCAGATGCTGACATCAGCGATATTTTCGGCTTATTGCAGCGCGGCCAGGCTGATCAGCTTATAAATGCCATCAAGACCCTGTATGACAACGGAATGGATCTCGAACGGTTCACTGCTGACCTGATCACACTGGTAAAGGATAGCCTGATTTATTCCTGCTCTTCTGAAACTACACTTTTGTCAGAGGAAAGAAAACATTTGCTGCAGGCGTCATTCTCAAAAGCATCCATAGAATTCAGAACCCGTTTCCTGAAAGAACTCATGGATGTATATCCAAAATATTCCCATGCATCCAGCGTCCTGGATTATCTGGAGGCTGTCCTTCTGAAGTACGTACAACATGAAACAATCAATTCTGAATATGATTCATCAGTTCCCGTTCAGATACCTGTCAGAAATTTATCGGAAAATATCGGTGAATCAGATTCCAAAACGGCTGGAAGTGTAAATAAACCTGTCACTGAGAAGCAGAATGTGAAATCAGAATCTGATGTTTCACGTGAAACATCTCTGAAGAAGAAAGCGACACCTGATCCACTCGAAACACCAGAGTATACGAATGACCAGATTGTCGGTCTTCTTCATACAGCTGATAAATCTTTACGCGAAAAGGATATGTCAGCATGGAAAACCCGTATGACATTCAGTGGCTCTCTGCAGTCAGGAAAATATGCGAGAGCAGTTGCCAATGCGAAGCTTGCAGCTTCTGGCAGTAACTATATAATCGTATATACTTCAAAACAGATGGAGTCAGACGCGATCAATGATCTCCAGAAAGCTGAAGGCTTTGAAGATTTCATGGAACTGCTCACAGGGACAAGGAAAGCCGTGATTGCAGTGTCAGCATCCAGATATAAAGAAGTACTGGATACATTCAGGGCATGTATGAAATCAGGAACATTCCCTGCAGCCCCGGCCATTCAAACATGTGAAGTAGATGTTGGTCATATGAAATCTACAGAGGAGGAACTTCGGGTGATGTTTCCAAATCTGAAAATCATAAATGACTGA
- the recR gene encoding recombination mediator RecR gives MYPAKFENLIAAFRRLPGVGMKTAERYAFEALNWDEETRKEVERSLQQISEIHTCRICGNLCDEDECEYCKDPNRTDHLICIVQSPKDLQALESAGVFNGKYHVLNGTINMAKGVLPSDLNIDTLIQRINENIDEVILATEPTVDGETTALYLTKLLQGKVKVTRLANGIPMGGHLDYSDARTLQRAFQGRTNAQSE, from the coding sequence ATGTATCCTGCCAAATTCGAAAATCTGATTGCCGCATTCAGAAGGCTTCCAGGTGTTGGGATGAAAACAGCAGAGCGGTACGCTTTTGAAGCTCTGAATTGGGATGAGGAAACAAGAAAAGAAGTAGAGAGGAGTCTGCAACAAATATCTGAAATTCATACATGTCGTATTTGTGGAAATCTCTGTGATGAAGATGAATGTGAGTACTGCAAAGATCCAAACCGAACGGACCATTTGATCTGCATTGTGCAGTCACCAAAAGATCTTCAGGCCCTTGAGTCAGCCGGGGTCTTCAATGGAAAATATCATGTATTAAATGGAACCATAAATATGGCTAAGGGAGTCCTGCCGTCAGATTTAAACATAGATACACTGATTCAACGTATCAATGAAAATATAGATGAGGTGATTCTGGCCACTGAACCCACCGTTGATGGAGAAACAACGGCATTGTATTTGACAAAACTGCTGCAGGGAAAAGTGAAAGTCACACGATTAGCGAACGGTATTCCTATGGGAGGCCATTTGGATTATTCCGATGCAAGAACTCTTCAAAGAGCATTTCAAGGTAGAACCAATGCTCAAAGTGAATAG